From a single Armatimonadota bacterium genomic region:
- a CDS encoding carboxymuconolactone decarboxylase family protein has protein sequence MTKFPKHFSKFLEDYPDLGQAYMSISDAVSAAGPLDRKTSCLVKLGMAVGSAQEGATHSQVRKALEAGATPDELRHAVLLAVTTLGFPSMMRGLAWVEDVLAK, from the coding sequence ATGACGAAGTTCCCCAAACACTTTTCAAAATTCCTCGAGGACTACCCCGACCTCGGGCAAGCCTACATGTCCATTAGCGACGCGGTTTCGGCAGCGGGCCCGTTGGATCGCAAGACGAGCTGCTTGGTCAAACTTGGAATGGCGGTCGGATCGGCTCAAGAAGGCGCCACCCACTCGCAAGTGCGGAAGGCACTTGAGGCCGGGGCGACGCCCGACGAGTTGCGCCATGCCGTGCTCTTGGCTGTAACGACACTTGGCTTTCCGAGCATGATGCGCGGCCTGGCCTGGGTCGAAGACGTTCTGGCGAAGTAA
- the trxA gene encoding thioredoxin produces MAADLALATSEFEEKVLQSDVPVLVDFWAEWCGPCRAIAPSIEQIAQEYAGKVKVYKVDVDREGDLAMKFNVMSIPTLLVFKGGQKVGQMIGGAPKQKIIELLTPHM; encoded by the coding sequence ATGGCAGCAGATCTCGCTCTCGCAACCTCTGAATTCGAGGAGAAAGTCCTCCAGTCCGACGTCCCCGTGCTCGTTGATTTTTGGGCAGAGTGGTGTGGCCCTTGCCGAGCCATCGCTCCTTCGATCGAGCAGATCGCGCAGGAGTACGCCGGCAAGGTCAAGGTCTACAAGGTCGACGTGGACCGCGAAGGCGACTTGGCCATGAAGTTCAACGTGATGAGCATCCCCACTTTGCTGGTGTTCAAGGGCGGGCAAAAGGTTGGGCAGATGATCGGTGGCGCTCCCAAGCAGAAGATCATCGAGCTCCTGACGCCGCATATGTAG